Proteins from a genomic interval of Streptococcus sp. D7B5:
- a CDS encoding alpha/beta hydrolase — protein sequence MKILKKWFLGFLSFILLFLLATFIFHRISLDKEQASLTPMGQQVLVNGHQINIYVEGDGPETIVVLSGAGIASPILDFKNVSESLSKRYKVVIVERAGYGYSDDSNHSRDVMEVLSETHQALSQANITGPFVILSHSMASLESLAWQEKYPDEVKALIGLDWALPSSYENLKDNQALLTVAYWSSKIGLLRYFPESFYIKNQTLTENERKQYKLLAYKQLMSQAMLHESQTVKENAKKVPSSINPKIPTLLLVSNGQGTSFSQSEWQRYAERFASEQSNVQVVYMDAPHDLYHYQSDAIVSRIKEFLENN from the coding sequence ATGAAAATACTGAAAAAATGGTTTCTTGGCTTTCTTAGTTTCATTCTTTTATTTTTACTCGCTACATTTATCTTTCATCGTATTAGTTTAGATAAGGAACAAGCCTCACTAACACCTATGGGACAACAAGTTCTCGTCAATGGACATCAAATAAATATTTACGTTGAAGGGGATGGACCTGAGACTATAGTAGTTCTCTCAGGTGCTGGTATTGCTTCTCCCATATTGGACTTTAAAAATGTATCGGAATCCTTATCGAAACGATATAAGGTAGTCATCGTGGAGCGGGCGGGATATGGTTATAGTGATGATAGCAATCATTCAAGAGATGTGATGGAGGTTTTGTCTGAGACTCACCAAGCTCTTTCGCAAGCAAATATCACAGGGCCGTTTGTCATTCTGTCTCATTCCATGGCTAGTCTAGAGAGTTTGGCTTGGCAGGAGAAGTATCCTGATGAAGTGAAAGCCTTGATTGGTCTGGATTGGGCACTGCCGTCAAGTTATGAGAATTTAAAGGATAATCAGGCCTTGCTCACTGTGGCATATTGGAGCAGTAAGATTGGGTTATTACGTTATTTCCCTGAGTCTTTTTATATAAAAAATCAAACTCTGACCGAAAATGAACGAAAACAATATAAACTTCTAGCTTATAAGCAGTTGATGTCACAAGCCATGCTTCATGAATCTCAAACGGTAAAGGAAAATGCCAAGAAAGTTCCCTCTAGCATCAATCCGAAAATTCCCACCTTACTATTGGTGTCTAACGGTCAAGGCACTAGTTTTAGCCAATCTGAGTGGCAACGTTATGCAGAGAGATTTGCAAGTGAACAGTCTAATGTTCAAGTCGTCTATATGGATGCGCCTCACGACCTCTATCATTATCAAAGCGATGCTATTGTTTCTCGCATTAAAGAATTTTTAGAGAATAATTGA
- a CDS encoding histidine phosphatase family protein encodes MNNSYILLRHAHSRFSSDDFNRTLSEKGFSSLDQLDFLNSFNIDYYFSSPYKRAFETINSSPIQFDKIVLDNRLRERKLSSTFIKDSEFEDSIKYLWQNPSESLLEGESNQDALARVLNFLMELEERYSEKMILLSSHGNLIGILLHHFDSSFDYEKWEHMTFPDCFLIDRDGIVKRILKD; translated from the coding sequence ATGAATAATTCTTATATTTTACTTAGACATGCTCATTCAAGATTTTCAAGTGATGATTTCAATAGAACTTTATCAGAAAAAGGATTCTCATCTCTTGACCAGTTAGATTTTTTGAATTCTTTTAATATTGATTATTATTTTTCTAGTCCTTATAAACGAGCATTTGAAACGATTAATAGCTCGCCAATTCAATTTGATAAAATAGTTCTTGATAATCGGTTACGAGAGCGAAAATTATCTTCAACCTTTATAAAAGATTCTGAGTTTGAAGACAGTATTAAATATTTATGGCAAAATCCTAGTGAATCTCTTTTAGAAGGGGAATCAAATCAAGACGCACTAGCTAGAGTACTAAATTTTTTAATGGAATTGGAAGAGAGATACTCAGAAAAAATGATTTTACTTAGTTCACACGGGAATTTGATAGGAATACTACTACATCACTTTGATTCCAGTTTTGATTATGAAAAATGGGAGCATATGACCTTTCCAGATTGTTTTCTAATTGATAGAGATGGGATTGTGAAAAGAATTTTGAAAGATTAG
- a CDS encoding ATP-binding cassette domain-containing protein, with protein sequence MAMIEVEHLQKNFVKTVKEPGLKGALRSFIHPEKQTFEAVKDLTFEVPKGQILGFIGANGAGKSTTIKMLTGILKPTSGFCRINGKIPQDNRQDYVKDIGVVFGQRTQLWWDLALQETYTVLKEIYDVPDSLFHKRMDFLNEVLDLKDFIKDPVRTLSLGQRMRADIAASLLHNPKVLFLDEPTIGLDVSVKDNIRRAITQINQEEETTILLTTHDLSDIEQLCDRIFMIDKGQEIFDGTVSQLKETFGKMKTLSFELLPGQSHLLSHYEGLPDMTIDRQGNSLNIEFDSSRYQSADIIKQTLSDFEIRDLKMLDTDIEDIIRRFYRKEL encoded by the coding sequence ATGGCAATGATAGAAGTGGAACATCTTCAGAAAAATTTTGTGAAGACTGTTAAGGAACCAGGCTTGAAAGGGGCTTTGCGCTCCTTTATTCATCCTGAAAAGCAGACCTTTGAAGCGGTCAAGGATTTGACTTTTGAGGTACCCAAGGGCCAAATTCTAGGTTTTATCGGCGCAAATGGTGCTGGGAAGTCAACAACCATCAAAATGCTGACAGGGATTTTAAAACCGACATCTGGTTTTTGTCGGATTAACGGCAAGATTCCGCAGGACAATCGTCAGGATTATGTTAAAGATATTGGTGTGGTCTTTGGACAACGTACCCAGCTATGGTGGGATTTGGCTCTGCAAGAGACCTATACGGTCTTAAAAGAGATTTACGATGTGCCGGACTCGCTCTTTCATAAACGCATGGACTTTTTGAATGAAGTCTTGGATTTGAAGGACTTTATCAAAGACCCCGTGCGGACTCTTTCACTGGGGCAACGGATGCGGGCGGATATTGCGGCTTCCTTGCTCCACAATCCTAAAGTTCTCTTTTTAGATGAGCCGACCATTGGTTTGGACGTTTCGGTCAAGGACAACATTCGTCGGGCTATTACCCAGATCAATCAGGAGGAAGAAACAACTATCCTCTTGACCACTCACGACCTGAGCGACATTGAGCAACTCTGTGATCGAATTTTTATGATTGATAAGGGGCAAGAGATTTTTGATGGAACGGTTAGCCAGCTCAAGGAGACCTTTGGCAAGATGAAGACTCTTTCCTTTGAACTGCTACCAGGTCAAAGTCATCTCCTTTCTCACTATGAAGGCCTGCCTGATATGACCATTGATAGACAAGGAAATAGCCTCAATATTGAATTTGATAGTTCCCGCTACCAGTCGGCTGATATTATCAAGCAAACCCTGTCTGATTTTGAAATTCGCGATTTGAAGATGTTGGATACGGATATTGAGGATATTATCCGTCGCTTCTACCGAAAGGAGCTCTAA
- a CDS encoding ABC-2 family transporter protein, whose amino-acid sequence MVKLWRRYKPFINAGIQELITYRVNFLLYRIGDVMGAFVAFYLWKAVFDSSQESLIQGFSMADITLYIIMSFVTNLLTRSDSSFMIGEEVKDGSIIMRLLRPVHFAASYLFTELGSKWLIFISVGLPFLSVIVLMKILSGQGIVELLGLTILYLFSLTLAYLINFFFNICFGFSAFVFKNLWGSNLLKTSIVAFMSGSLIPLAFFPKIVSDILSFLPFSSLIYTPVMIIVGKYDASQILQALLLQFFWLIVMVGLSQLIWKRVQSFITIQGG is encoded by the coding sequence ATGGTCAAATTGTGGAGACGTTATAAACCCTTTATCAATGCAGGGATTCAGGAGTTGATTACCTATCGAGTCAACTTTCTACTTTATCGGATTGGGGATGTTATGGGAGCTTTTGTTGCTTTCTATCTCTGGAAGGCTGTCTTTGATTCCTCGCAAGAATCTTTGATTCAGGGCTTTAGTATGGCAGACATCACCCTATACATCATCATGAGCTTTGTGACTAATCTTTTGACTAGGTCGGACAGCTCCTTTATGATCGGGGAGGAGGTCAAGGATGGTTCCATTATCATGCGCTTGTTGCGACCAGTGCATTTTGCGGCCTCTTATCTCTTTACGGAGCTTGGTTCCAAGTGGTTGATTTTTATCTCTGTTGGACTGCCATTTTTAAGTGTCATTGTCTTGATGAAAATCTTATCAGGACAAGGAATTGTAGAATTGCTGGGCTTAACCATCCTTTATCTTTTTAGCTTAACTCTAGCCTACCTAATCAACTTTTTCTTTAATATCTGCTTTGGATTTTCAGCCTTTGTCTTTAAAAATCTATGGGGTTCCAATCTACTCAAGACTTCTATAGTGGCCTTTATGTCTGGAAGTCTGATTCCCTTGGCTTTCTTTCCAAAGATTGTTTCTGATATTTTGTCCTTCTTGCCTTTTTCATCTTTGATTTATACTCCAGTTATGATCATTGTTGGGAAATACGATGCCAGTCAGATTCTTCAAGCACTCTTGCTACAGTTCTTCTGGCTCATAGTGATGGTGGGCTTGTCTCAGTTGATATGGAAACGAGTCCAGTCCTTTATCACTATTCAAGGAGGTTAG
- a CDS encoding ABC transporter permease — protein MKKYQRMHLIFIRQYIKQIMEYKVDFVVGVLGVFLTQGLNLLFLNVLFQHIPSLEGWTFQEIAFIYGFSLIPKGLDHLFFDNLWALGQRLVRKGEFDKYLTRPINPLFHILVETFQIDALGELLVGGILLATTVSSIAWTLPKFLIFLVCIPFATLIYTSLKIATASIAFWTKQSGAMIYIFYMFNDFAKYPISIYNSLLRWLISFIVPFAFTAYYPASYFLQDKDGLFNIGGLILISLVFFVISLKLWDRGLDAYESAGS, from the coding sequence ATGAAAAAATATCAACGCATGCATTTGATTTTTATCAGACAATACATCAAGCAAATCATGGAATACAAGGTTGATTTTGTGGTGGGCGTGTTAGGAGTTTTTCTAACTCAAGGCCTGAACCTCTTGTTTCTCAATGTACTCTTTCAACATATTCCATCCCTAGAAGGTTGGACCTTTCAAGAAATTGCATTTATTTATGGTTTCTCCTTGATTCCCAAGGGTTTGGACCATCTCTTTTTTGACAATCTCTGGGCACTAGGTCAACGACTAGTCCGAAAAGGGGAGTTTGACAAGTATCTAACGCGTCCCATCAATCCGCTCTTTCATATCCTCGTTGAGACCTTTCAGATTGATGCCTTGGGCGAACTATTGGTCGGTGGAATTTTATTAGCGACAACAGTATCAAGCATCGCTTGGACTCTTCCAAAATTCCTGATTTTTCTAGTCTGCATTCCTTTTGCGACCTTGATCTATACTTCCTTGAAAATCGCGACTGCCAGTATCGCTTTTTGGACCAAGCAGTCAGGAGCCATGATTTACATTTTCTATATGTTTAATGACTTTGCCAAGTACCCGATTTCCATTTACAATTCGCTCCTTCGTTGGTTGATTAGCTTTATCGTGCCTTTCGCCTTTACGGCCTACTATCCTGCCAGCTATTTCTTGCAGGACAAAGACGGGCTCTTTAACATTGGTGGGTTGATTTTGATTTCCCTTGTTTTCTTTGTTATTTCTTTAAAACTCTGGGATAGGGGATTAGATGCTTACGAAAGTGCGGGTTCTTAA
- a CDS encoding S8 family serine peptidase, whose protein sequence is MKKSTVLSLTTAAVILAAYAPNEVILADAPSSEDALRISDKEKVVADKETKNNEQSEDIHNVIETSKDTEEKKTTVIEEKEVVSRKSEIDKKTSNEGASIKEDSNESKGDDANSSVNKDTENPKKEDKVVYIAEFKDKESGEKVIKELSNLKDTKVLYTYNTIFNGAAIETTPDNLDKIKQIEGVSSVERSQKLQPMMNHARKEIGVEEAIDYLKSINAPFGKNFDGRGMVISNIDTGTDYRHKAMRIDDDAKDSMKFKKDDLKGTDKNYWLSDKIPHAFNYYNGGKITVEKYDDGRDYFDPHGMHIAGILAGNDTEKDIKNFNGIDGIAPNAQIFSYKMYSDAGSGFAGDETMFHAIEDSIKHNVDVVSVSSGFTGTGLVGEKYWEAIRALRKAGIPMVVATGNFATSASSSSWDLVANNNLKMTDTGNVTRTAAHEDAIAVASAKNQTIEFDKVNIGGQSFKYRNIGAFFDKNKILTNEDGSKTPNKLKFVYIGKGQDKDLIGLDLKGKIAVMDRIYTKDLKDAFKRATDKGARAIMVVNTVNYYNRDNWTDLPAMGYEADEGTTSQVFSISGDDGVKLWNMINPDKKTEVKRNNKEDFKDNLEQYYPIDMESYNSNKPNVGDEKEIDFKFAADTDKELYKEDIIVPAGSTSWGPRTDLLLKPDVSAPGKNIKSTLNVINGKSTYGYMSGTSMATPIVAASTVLIRPKLKELLERPVLKNLKGDDKIDLTSLTKIALQNTARPMMDATSWKEKSQYFASPRQQGAGLINVANALRNEVVATFKNTDSKGLVNSYGSISLKEIKGDKKYFTIKLHNTSNRPLTFKVSASTVTTDALTDRLKLDETYKDEKSPDGKQIVPEIHPEKVKGANITFEHDTFTIGPNSSFDLNAVINVGEAKNKNKFVESFIHFESVEEMEALNSNGKKRNFQPSLSMPLMGFAGNWNHEPILDKWAWEEGSKSKAMEGYDDDGKPKIPGTLNKGIGGEHGIDKFNPAGVIQNRKDKNTTSLDQNPELFAFNNEGINAPSSSGSNIAKIYPLDSNGNPQDAQLERGLTPSPLVLRSAEEGVISIVNTNKEGENQKDLKVISREHFIKGILNSKRNDAKGIKSSKLKVWGDLKWDGLIYNPRGREENAPESNDKKDPATKIRGQFEPIAEGQYFYKFKYRLTKDYPWQVSYIPVKIDNTPPKIVSIDFSNPGKIKLITKDTYHKVKEQYKNETLFARDQKEHPEKFDEIANEVWYAGAALVNEDGEVEKNLEVTYAGEGQGRNRKLDKDGNTIYEIKGAGDLRGKIIEVIALDGSSNFTKIHRIKFADHADKNGMISYYLVDPDQDSSKYQKLGEISESKFKNLENRKEDSLKKDTTEVEHHQENEEATEEKSSLTIHKTISTIRDFESKDLKKLIKKKFREVDDFTSETGKRIEEYDYKYDDKGNIIAYDDGSALEYETEKLDEIKSKIYGILNPSKDGHFEILGKISNVSKNAKVYYGNNYKSIEIKTTKYDSHSKTMTFDLYANINDIVDGLAFAGDMRFFVKDDGQIKAETKIRMPEKNKETKAEYPYASSYGNVIELGEGDLSKNKPNNLTDMESGKIYSDSEKQQYLLKDNIILRKGYALKVTTYNPGKTDMLEGNGVYNKEDIAKIQKANPNLRVLSETTIYADSRNVEDGRSTQSVLMSALDGFNIVRYQVFTFKMNDKGEAIDNDGNLVTDPSKLVLFGKDGKEYTGEDKSNVEAIKEDGSTLFIDAKPVNLSMDKNYFNPSKTNKIYVRNPEFYLRGKISDKGGFNWELRVNESVVDNYLIYGDLHIDNTRDFNIKLNVKDGDIMDWGMKDYKANGFPDKVTDMDGNVYLQTGYSDLNAKAVGVHYQFLYDNVKPEVKIDPKGNTSIEYANGKSVVFNINDKRNNGFDGEIQEQHIYVNGKEYKSFDDIKQLTDKTLNIKIVVKDFARNTTVKEFILNKDTGEVSELKPHTVTVTIQNGKEMSSTIVSEEDFMLPVYMGELEKGYQFDGWEISGFEGKKDAGYVLNLSKDTFIKPVFKKIEEKKEEENKPTFDVSKKKEKTQSNSTNDVNSIVSDENDKNFEINKNIYLNEQGNLTNKNTNINSKSTSNNPNELPKTGTASGAQTLLAAGIMFIVGAFLGLKRKNKD, encoded by the coding sequence ATGAAAAAAAGTACGGTATTGTCATTAACTACTGCTGCAGTTATTTTAGCAGCATATGCCCCCAATGAGGTGATTTTAGCAGATGCACCTAGTTCTGAAGATGCTTTAAGAATTTCTGATAAAGAAAAAGTAGTAGCAGATAAAGAAACAAAAAACAATGAACAATCTGAAGATATTCATAATGTTATAGAAACTTCAAAGGATACTGAGGAGAAGAAGACAACAGTTATTGAGGAAAAAGAAGTTGTTAGTAGAAAGTCTGAGATAGACAAAAAAACTAGTAACGAAGGAGCAAGTATCAAAGAAGACTCCAATGAATCCAAAGGAGATGATGCGAACTCATCTGTAAATAAAGATACAGAAAATCCGAAAAAAGAAGATAAAGTTGTCTATATTGCTGAATTTAAAGATAAAGAATCTGGAGAAAAAGTAATTAAGGAACTATCAAATCTGAAGGATACAAAAGTTTTATATACCTATAATACGATTTTTAATGGCGCTGCCATTGAAACAACTCCAGATAATTTGGACAAAATTAAACAAATAGAAGGTGTTTCATCGGTTGAAAGGTCACAAAAACTCCAACCAATGATGAATCATGCCAGAAAGGAAATTGGAGTTGAGGAAGCTATTGATTACCTAAAGTCTATCAATGCTCCATTTGGGAAAAATTTTGATGGTAGAGGTATGGTCATTTCAAATATCGATACTGGAACAGATTATAGGCATAAGGCTATGAGGATCGATGATGATGCCAAAGACTCGATGAAATTTAAAAAAGATGACTTAAAAGGCACTGATAAAAATTATTGGTTGAGTGATAAAATTCCTCATGCGTTCAATTATTATAATGGTGGTAAAATCACTGTAGAAAAATATGATGATGGTAGGGATTATTTTGATCCACATGGGATGCATATTGCAGGGATTCTTGCTGGAAATGATACTGAAAAAGATATCAAGAACTTTAATGGCATAGATGGAATTGCGCCTAATGCACAAATTTTCTCTTATAAAATGTACTCTGACGCAGGATCTGGGTTCGCGGGTGATGAAACAATGTTTCATGCTATTGAAGATTCGATCAAACACAATGTCGATGTTGTTTCGGTATCATCTGGCTTTACGGGAACAGGTCTTGTAGGCGAGAAATATTGGGAGGCTATTAGAGCATTAAGAAAAGCTGGAATCCCAATGGTTGTTGCTACAGGTAATTTTGCGACTTCTGCTTCAAGTTCTTCTTGGGATTTAGTAGCCAATAATAATCTGAAAATGACAGATACTGGAAATGTAACACGAACTGCCGCACATGAAGATGCGATAGCGGTCGCTTCTGCTAAAAATCAAACCATTGAGTTTGATAAGGTTAACATTGGAGGACAAAGTTTTAAATACAGAAATATAGGAGCTTTTTTCGATAAAAATAAAATCCTAACAAATGAGGATGGGTCAAAAACTCCAAATAAATTAAAATTTGTATATATAGGCAAAGGTCAAGACAAAGATTTGATAGGCTTGGATCTTAAGGGCAAAATTGCAGTAATGGATAGAATTTATACCAAGGATTTAAAAGATGCTTTTAAAAGAGCAACGGATAAAGGCGCACGTGCCATTATGGTTGTAAATACTGTAAATTACTACAATAGAGATAATTGGACAGACCTTCCAGCTATGGGATATGAAGCGGATGAAGGGACTACTAGTCAAGTATTTTCAATTTCAGGAGATGATGGTGTAAAATTATGGAACATGATTAACCCTGATAAAAAAACTGAAGTCAAAAGAAATAATAAGGAAGATTTTAAAGATAACTTAGAACAATACTATCCAATTGATATGGAAAGCTATAATTCTAATAAACCGAATGTAGGTGATGAAAAAGAAATTGACTTTAAATTTGCAGCTGACACAGACAAAGAACTTTATAAAGAAGATATTATAGTCCCAGCAGGGTCTACATCTTGGGGGCCAAGAACAGACTTGCTTTTAAAACCGGATGTTTCAGCACCTGGTAAAAATATTAAATCCACTCTAAATGTTATCAATGGTAAATCCACTTATGGTTATATGTCAGGAACTAGTATGGCAACTCCAATCGTAGCAGCTTCTACTGTTTTGATTCGACCAAAATTAAAGGAATTGCTTGAAAGACCTGTCTTGAAAAATCTTAAGGGAGATGACAAAATAGACCTTACAAGTCTTACAAAAATAGCTCTACAAAATACTGCAAGACCTATGATGGATGCAACCTCTTGGAAAGAAAAGAGTCAATACTTTGCATCACCTAGACAGCAGGGAGCGGGGCTAATTAATGTTGCCAACGCTTTGAGAAATGAAGTTGTAGCAACTTTCAAAAATACAGATTCTAAAGGTTTGGTAAATTCATATGGTTCCATTTCTCTTAAAGAAATAAAAGGTGATAAAAAATACTTTACAATTAAGCTTCACAATACCTCAAACAGACCTTTAACCTTTAAAGTTTCTGCATCAACTGTAACTACAGATGCTCTAACTGATAGGCTAAAACTCGATGAAACATATAAAGATGAAAAATCTCCGGACGGGAAGCAAATTGTTCCAGAAATTCACCCAGAAAAAGTCAAAGGAGCAAATATCACATTTGAGCATGATACTTTCACTATAGGTCCAAATTCCAGCTTTGATTTAAATGCGGTTATAAATGTTGGAGAAGCTAAAAACAAAAATAAATTTGTAGAATCATTTATTCATTTTGAGTCAGTGGAAGAAATGGAAGCTCTAAACTCCAACGGTAAGAAAAGAAACTTCCAACCTTCTTTGTCGATGCCTCTAATGGGATTTGCTGGGAATTGGAACCACGAACCAATCCTTGATAAATGGGCCTGGGAAGAAGGATCAAAATCAAAAGCAATGGAAGGTTATGATGATGATGGTAAACCAAAAATTCCAGGTACCTTAAATAAGGGGATTGGTGGAGAACATGGTATAGATAAATTTAATCCAGCAGGAGTTATCCAAAATAGAAAAGATAAAAATACAACATCCCTAGATCAAAATCCAGAATTATTTGCTTTCAATAACGAAGGAATCAACGCACCTTCATCAAGTGGCTCTAATATTGCTAAAATCTATCCTTTAGATTCAAATGGAAATCCTCAAGATGCTCAACTTGAGAGAGGATTAACGCCTTCTCCACTTGTATTAAGAAGTGCAGAAGAAGGGGTGATTTCAATAGTAAATACAAATAAAGAAGGAGAAAATCAAAAAGACTTAAAAGTCATTTCGAGAGAACACTTTATTAAAGGAATTTTAAACTCTAAAAGAAATGATGCAAAGGGCATTAAATCTTCTAAGCTAAAAGTTTGGGGTGACTTGAAATGGGATGGACTCATTTATAACCCTAGAGGTAGAGAAGAAAATGCCCCAGAAAGTAATGACAAAAAAGATCCTGCTACTAAGATACGAGGACAATTTGAACCGATTGCGGAAGGCCAATATTTCTATAAATTTAAATATAGATTAACCAAGGATTACCCATGGCAGGTTTCCTATATTCCTGTAAAAATTGATAACACCCCTCCAAAGATTGTTTCAATTGATTTTTCAAACCCTGGAAAAATTAAGTTAATTACAAAGGATACTTATCACAAGGTCAAAGAGCAATATAAGAATGAAACGCTATTTGCGAGAGATCAAAAAGAACATCCTGAAAAATTTGACGAGATTGCCAACGAAGTTTGGTATGCTGGGGCCGCTCTTGTTAATGAAGATGGAGAGGTTGAGAAAAATCTTGAAGTCACTTATGCAGGTGAGGGTCAAGGACGAAATAGAAAACTTGACAAAGACGGAAATACCATTTATGAAATTAAAGGTGCAGGAGATTTAAGAGGAAAAATCATTGAAGTGATTGCATTAGACGGTTCTAGCAATTTCACAAAGATTCATAGAATTAAATTTGCTGATCATGCTGATAAAAATGGGATGATTTCCTATTATCTAGTAGATCCTGATCAAGATTCATCTAAATACCAAAAGCTTGGCGAGATTTCCGAATCTAAATTTAAAAATTTAGAAAATAGAAAAGAGGATAGTCTTAAAAAAGATACAACTGAAGTAGAACATCATCAAGAAAATGAAGAGGCTACCGAAGAAAAATCTAGCTTGACTATTCATAAAACAATTTCAACAATTAGAGACTTTGAAAGCAAAGATTTAAAGAAACTCATTAAAAAGAAATTTAGAGAAGTTGATGACTTTACAAGTGAAACTGGTAAGAGAATAGAGGAATACGATTATAAATACGATGATAAGGGAAATATCATTGCTTATGACGATGGTAGTGCCTTAGAATATGAAACTGAAAAACTTGATGAAATCAAATCAAAAATTTATGGCATTCTAAACCCATCTAAAGATGGACACTTTGAAATTCTTGGAAAGATCAGTAATGTTTCTAAAAATGCCAAGGTATACTATGGAAATAACTATAAATCGATAGAAATCAAAACGACCAAGTATGATTCCCATTCAAAAACGATGACATTTGATTTATACGCTAATATTAATGATATTGTGGATGGATTAGCTTTTGCAGGAGATATGAGGTTTTTTGTCAAAGATGATGGTCAGATAAAAGCTGAAACTAAAATTAGAATGCCTGAAAAAAATAAGGAAACTAAAGCAGAATATCCGTATGCATCAAGTTATGGGAATGTAATAGAATTAGGAGAAGGAGATCTTTCAAAAAATAAACCAAATAATTTAACGGACATGGAATCTGGTAAAATCTATTCTGATTCAGAAAAACAACAATATCTATTAAAGGATAACATCATTCTGAGAAAAGGCTATGCACTAAAAGTGACTACCTATAATCCTGGAAAAACGGATATGTTAGAAGGGAATGGAGTCTATAACAAGGAAGATATAGCAAAAATCCAAAAGGCCAATCCTAATCTAAGAGTTTTATCAGAAACAACAATTTATGCTGATAGTAGAAATGTTGAAGATGGAAGAAGTACTCAATCAGTATTAATGTCGGCTTTGGACGGCTTTAACATTGTAAGGTATCAAGTGTTTACATTTAAAATGAATGATAAAGGGGAGGCAATCGATAACGATGGAAATCTTGTGACAGATCCTTCTAAACTTGTATTATTTGGTAAGGATGGTAAAGAGTACACAGGAGAGGATAAGTCCAATGTAGAAGCTATAAAAGAAGATGGCTCTACGTTATTTATTGATGCAAAACCAGTAAATCTTTCAATGGACAAGAACTACTTTAATCCATCTAAAACTAATAAAATTTATGTACGAAATCCAGAATTTTATTTAAGAGGTAAGATTTCTGATAAGGGTGGTTTTAACTGGGAGTTGAGAGTTAATGAATCGGTTGTAGATAATTATTTAATCTACGGAGATTTACACATTGATAACACTAGAGATTTTAACATTAAGCTTAATGTTAAAGACGGTGACATCATGGACTGGGGGATGAAAGACTATAAAGCAAACGGATTCCCAGATAAGGTAACAGATATGGATGGAAATGTTTATCTTCAAACTGGCTATAGCGATTTGAATGCGAAAGCGGTTGGAGTACATTATCAATTTTTATATGATAATGTCAAACCAGAAGTAAAGATTGATCCAAAAGGAAATACTAGTATCGAATATGCTAATGGAAAATCTGTAGTCTTTAACATCAATGATAAAAGAAATAATGGATTCGATGGTGAGATTCAAGAACAACATATTTATGTTAATGGAAAAGAATACAAATCATTTGATGATATTAAACAACTAACAGATAAGACACTAAACATTAAGATTGTTGTAAAAGATTTCGCAAGAAATACAACCGTAAAAGAATTCATTTTAAACAAAGATACGGGAGAGGTAAGCGAATTAAAACCTCATACGGTGACTGTGACAATTCAAAATGGAAAAGAAATGAGTTCAACGATAGTGTCGGAAGAAGATTTTATGTTACCTGTCTATATGGGTGAATTAGAAAAAGGATACCAATTTGATGGTTGGGAAATTTCTGGTTTCGAAGGGAAAAAAGACGCTGGCTATGTTCTTAATCTATCAAAAGATACCTTTATAAAACCTGTATTCAAGAAAATAGAGGAGAAAAAGGAGGAGGAAAATAAACCTACTTTTGATGTATCGAAAAAGAAAGAAAAAACACAATCTAATTCAACTAATGATGTCAACAGTATTGTTTCTGATGAAAATGATAAAAACTTTGAAATTAACAAGAACATTTATCTAAATGAACAAGGAAACTTAACTAATAAAAATACCAACATCAATAGTAAATCAACTAGTAACAATCCTAATGAGTTGCCAAAAACCGGAACAGCAAGCGGAGCCCAGACACTATTAGCTGCCGGAATCATGTTTATAGTAGGAGCTTTTCTTGGATTGAAGAGAAAAAATAAAGATTAA